A window of the Kosakonia radicincitans DSM 16656 genome harbors these coding sequences:
- a CDS encoding alpha-glucoside-specific PTS transporter subunit IIBC — MLSQIQRFGGAMFTPVLLFPFAGMVVGIAIMLSNPLFVGATLTAPDNLFAQCVHIIEEGGWAVFRNMPLIFAVGLPIGLAKQAQGRACLAVLISFLTWNYFINAMGMTWGHFFGVDFSIEPTAGSGLTLIAGIKTLDTSIIGAIAISGIVTAIHNRFFDKPLPVFLGIFQGTSFVVIIAFLVMIPCAWLTLLGWPKVQLGIESLQTFLRSAGALGVWIYTFLERILIPTGLHHFVYGPFIFGPAAVEGGIQMYWAQHLQAFSQSTEPLKVLFPEGGFALHGNSKVFGSIGIALAIWYTAAPENRVKVAGLLIPATLTAVLVGITEPLEFTFLFISPLLFAVHAVLAATMATVMYSFGVVGNMGGGLLDQFLPQNWIPMFHNHAATVFTQIAIGLCFTALYFVVFRTLIAVLNLKTPGREESEIKLYSKADYKAARGQTTAAAKDSLGQAAGFLQALGGAANIESVNNCATRLRITLVDTAKTQSDDVFKALGAHGVVRRGNAIQVIVGLHVPLLRDQLESLMKTPLTNEPSTMTEAVS; from the coding sequence ATGCTCAGTCAAATACAACGCTTCGGCGGCGCTATGTTCACACCGGTGCTGCTCTTCCCGTTCGCCGGTATGGTGGTGGGTATTGCCATCATGCTGAGTAATCCCCTGTTTGTCGGTGCGACATTAACCGCACCCGACAATCTGTTTGCGCAATGTGTCCATATCATCGAAGAGGGCGGCTGGGCGGTGTTTCGCAATATGCCGCTGATTTTCGCCGTCGGTTTACCGATTGGGCTGGCAAAACAGGCGCAAGGGCGAGCCTGCCTGGCGGTGCTGATCAGTTTTCTGACCTGGAATTACTTCATTAACGCCATGGGAATGACCTGGGGTCACTTTTTTGGCGTCGATTTTAGCATTGAACCCACGGCGGGCAGCGGTTTAACGCTGATTGCCGGGATCAAAACTCTCGACACCAGCATTATCGGGGCGATTGCGATTTCCGGCATTGTCACCGCCATCCATAACCGCTTTTTCGACAAACCGCTGCCCGTGTTTCTCGGCATCTTCCAGGGCACCTCATTTGTGGTGATTATCGCCTTCCTGGTGATGATCCCCTGCGCCTGGCTGACGCTGTTGGGCTGGCCGAAAGTGCAGCTTGGCATTGAATCGTTGCAGACTTTTCTGCGCTCTGCCGGGGCGCTGGGCGTGTGGATTTACACTTTCCTGGAACGCATTCTGATCCCGACCGGGCTGCACCACTTTGTCTACGGCCCCTTTATCTTCGGCCCGGCGGCGGTGGAAGGCGGTATTCAGATGTACTGGGCGCAACATCTACAGGCATTCAGCCAGAGTACCGAACCACTAAAAGTTCTGTTCCCGGAAGGCGGCTTTGCCCTGCATGGTAACTCGAAAGTGTTTGGCTCCATCGGCATCGCGCTGGCGATTTGGTATACCGCCGCGCCGGAAAACCGCGTCAAAGTCGCGGGACTGCTGATCCCCGCAACGCTGACGGCTGTGCTGGTGGGCATTACTGAACCGCTGGAATTCACCTTCCTGTTTATATCCCCGCTGCTGTTTGCTGTTCACGCTGTACTGGCAGCGACGATGGCGACGGTAATGTATAGCTTTGGTGTGGTGGGCAATATGGGCGGTGGGCTGCTCGACCAGTTTCTGCCGCAAAACTGGATCCCGATGTTCCATAACCATGCTGCGACGGTTTTCACCCAGATTGCCATCGGCCTCTGTTTTACCGCGCTCTATTTCGTCGTTTTCCGCACGTTGATCGCCGTCTTAAACCTGAAAACGCCCGGCCGGGAAGAGAGTGAAATCAAACTCTACAGCAAGGCCGATTACAAAGCAGCGCGCGGACAAACCACGGCGGCAGCGAAAGACTCGCTGGGCCAGGCTGCGGGATTTTTGCAGGCGCTGGGCGGTGCGGCAAACATCGAAAGCGTCAATAACTGCGCGACGCGGCTGCGCATCACGCTGGTCGATACGGCGAAAACCCAAAGCGACGACGTCTTTAAAGCGCTGGGCGCGCACGGTGTTGTGCGACGCGGCAACGCCATCCAGGTGATTGTCGGCCTGCATGTTCCCCTGCTGCGCGACCAGCTTGAATCCCTGATGAAAACCCCTTTGACCAATGAACCATCCACCATGACGGAGGCAGTATCATGA
- the ibpA gene encoding small heat shock chaperone IbpA, whose product MRNFDLSPLYRSAIGFDRLFNLLENNQNQSNGGYPPYNVELVDENHYRIAIAVAGFAESELEITAQDNLLVVKGSHSDEQKERTYLYQGIAERNFERKFQLAENIHVNGANLVNGLLYIDLERVIPEEKKPRRIEIN is encoded by the coding sequence ATGCGTAATTTCGATCTCTCCCCGCTTTATCGTTCGGCTATTGGTTTTGACCGTCTGTTTAATCTGCTGGAAAACAACCAGAACCAGAGCAATGGCGGTTACCCTCCGTACAACGTTGAATTAGTGGATGAAAACCACTACCGCATCGCCATTGCTGTGGCCGGTTTCGCTGAGAGCGAACTGGAAATCACCGCGCAGGACAACCTGCTGGTGGTGAAAGGCTCCCACAGTGACGAGCAAAAAGAGCGTACTTACCTCTATCAGGGCATTGCTGAGCGCAACTTCGAACGCAAATTCCAGCTGGCGGAAAATATTCACGTCAATGGCGCCAACCTGGTGAACGGCCTGCTCTATATCGATCTGGAACGCGTGATCCCGGAAGAGAAAAAACCGCGTCGCATCGAAATTAACTAA
- the oxlT gene encoding oxalate/formate MFS antiporter, protein MTNTTLTHVVVTSQKKWTQLALGLLCMISISSPQYVWALFTRPFMAKLNVPLAEIQLTFSLLIILQTFFSPFQGRLIDKFGPRRLIAIGTVLSGVSWMLTSTISSLSELYLYYGVLGGLGTGIVYIGVVGLMVRWFPEKRGFATGMVAAGYGMGAILTTFPVTQSLAAKGLENTLWQFGLVMAVIGFIASQGLRAPQTLNTQESNSSLAMSDKSFSPGEMLRKPLFWLMFVMMTMMSTSGLMVTSQMAIFAEDFGITAVTVMGVAALPLAMTIDRFMNGLTRPVCGYISDRIGRENMMFIAFGLEGCAMALWLLCKDDPLLFVLLSGVVFFGWGEIFSLFPATLTDTFGTQHATANYGWLYISQGIGSIFGGPLAALMYQQTGSWNLVFGCAITLDILCALLAFFVLKPWRQRFLQRVHA, encoded by the coding sequence ATGACAAATACAACACTGACTCACGTAGTGGTTACCAGCCAGAAAAAGTGGACCCAGTTAGCGCTGGGCTTGCTGTGTATGATCTCCATCTCCAGCCCGCAATATGTCTGGGCGCTGTTTACGCGCCCTTTTATGGCAAAGCTGAACGTTCCGCTGGCGGAAATTCAGCTCACCTTTTCCCTGTTGATCATTTTGCAAACCTTCTTCTCACCTTTTCAGGGGCGATTGATCGATAAGTTCGGCCCGCGCAGGTTAATTGCCATTGGTACTGTGCTGAGCGGCGTAAGCTGGATGCTGACCTCAACCATCAGTAGCCTGAGCGAACTTTATCTCTATTACGGCGTGCTGGGCGGCCTTGGCACCGGGATTGTTTACATCGGCGTGGTGGGTCTGATGGTGCGCTGGTTCCCGGAAAAACGCGGATTTGCCACAGGGATGGTGGCGGCGGGCTATGGCATGGGCGCGATTCTGACCACCTTTCCGGTCACACAATCGCTGGCCGCGAAGGGGTTGGAAAACACGCTCTGGCAGTTCGGGCTGGTCATGGCGGTCATTGGTTTTATTGCCAGCCAGGGGCTACGCGCGCCGCAAACACTCAACACGCAGGAGAGCAACAGTAGCCTGGCGATGAGTGATAAAAGTTTTTCTCCAGGAGAGATGCTACGCAAGCCGCTGTTCTGGCTGATGTTTGTGATGATGACCATGATGTCCACCTCCGGGCTGATGGTCACTTCACAGATGGCGATTTTCGCCGAAGATTTCGGTATTACCGCAGTGACCGTAATGGGCGTGGCGGCGCTGCCGCTGGCGATGACCATCGACCGCTTTATGAACGGGCTGACGCGCCCGGTGTGCGGCTATATTTCTGACCGCATCGGTCGCGAAAATATGATGTTTATCGCTTTTGGCCTGGAAGGCTGTGCGATGGCGTTGTGGTTGTTGTGCAAAGACGATCCGCTGCTGTTTGTTTTGCTCTCCGGGGTGGTTTTTTTCGGCTGGGGCGAGATTTTTTCACTTTTCCCCGCCACGCTAACCGATACCTTCGGCACGCAGCATGCGACAGCGAACTACGGCTGGCTCTATATTTCGCAGGGGATTGGTTCCATCTTTGGCGGGCCGCTGGCGGCGCTGATGTATCAGCAAACGGGAAGCTGGAATCTGGTGTTTGGCTGCGCCATCACGCTTGATATTCTCTGCGCGCTGCTGGCCTTTTTCGTGCTCAAACCCTGGCGGCAGCGTTTTTTGCAGCGCGTTCACGCATAA
- a CDS encoding YceK/YidQ family lipoprotein, with the protein MMKTTLIVSVLLYGMMLSGCSSVMSHTGGKEGVYPGTRASSAMLSDDETGIGTKSLVVLDMPFTAVMDTLLLPWDLFRKDDSIKSRVEKSEQANLATNSVIPPAPMPAP; encoded by the coding sequence ATGATGAAAACAACGCTTATAGTTTCTGTTTTGCTCTACGGAATGATGTTGTCAGGTTGCTCAAGCGTCATGTCGCATACGGGCGGCAAAGAAGGGGTTTATCCTGGAACGCGCGCCAGTTCGGCCATGCTTTCCGATGATGAAACTGGCATTGGCACCAAGTCGCTGGTGGTACTGGATATGCCTTTTACCGCTGTCATGGACACCTTACTGCTGCCGTGGGATCTCTTCCGCAAGGATGATTCCATCAAATCACGGGTTGAAAAGAGCGAACAGGCAAACCTGGCGACCAACTCGGTGATCCCGCCAGCGCCCATGCCTGCTCCCTGA
- a CDS encoding GntR family transcriptional regulator: MIYKSIAERLRLRLNSSDYNIGSPLPGEKALALEFGVARMTIRKAVDLLVGWGLVVRRHGSGTFVARKDVHHETTNLTGLVEVLRRQGKEVQSQVLQFEVMPAPPAIASQLRIQINERIYFSRRVRYVEGKPLMLEDSYMPVKLFRTLSLGHLEGSKFDYIEKECGITISGNYESLTPVLADKQVASLLNVAEQTPLLRITSLSYSDSGEFLNYSVMFRNTSEYQVDYHLRRVHAGTPLTHPPEQYRQKLWGDNT, translated from the coding sequence GTGATCTACAAATCTATTGCTGAGCGATTACGCCTGCGGCTCAATTCATCGGATTACAATATCGGCAGCCCGTTACCGGGCGAAAAGGCGCTGGCGCTGGAGTTTGGCGTGGCGCGAATGACGATTCGCAAGGCGGTTGATCTGCTGGTGGGCTGGGGATTAGTGGTACGCCGTCACGGCAGCGGGACATTTGTCGCACGCAAAGATGTTCACCATGAAACCACCAATCTGACCGGGCTGGTAGAAGTGCTGCGCCGACAGGGCAAAGAGGTGCAGAGCCAGGTTTTGCAGTTCGAAGTGATGCCGGCCCCGCCAGCCATTGCCAGCCAGTTGCGCATACAAATTAACGAACGGATCTACTTCTCACGGAGGGTTCGCTACGTAGAGGGAAAGCCGCTGATGCTGGAAGACAGCTATATGCCGGTGAAGCTGTTCCGTACGCTGTCGCTGGGGCATCTGGAGGGGTCGAAATTCGATTATATCGAGAAGGAGTGCGGAATCACCATCAGCGGTAACTACGAGAGCCTGACGCCGGTGCTGGCCGATAAACAGGTGGCCAGCTTGCTGAACGTGGCGGAACAAACGCCGCTGCTGCGTATTACTTCACTCTCCTACAGCGACAGCGGCGAATTTCTTAACTACTCAGTGATGTTCCGCAACACCAGCGAGTATCAGGTGGATTACCACCTGCGCCGTGTTCATGCCGGAACGCCATTAACCCATCCCCCAGAACAGTACCGCCAGAAGCTGTGGGGTGATAATACGTAA
- the yidA gene encoding sugar-phosphatase, producing MAIKLIAIDMDGTLLLPDHTISPAVKNAIAAARERGINVVLTTGRPYAGVHSYMKELHMEREGDYCITYNGALVQNAIDGSTVAQTTLSYDDYRYLEKLSREVGSHFHALDRNTLYTANRDISYYTVHESYVATIPLVFCEAEKMDPATQFLKVMMIDDPVILDQAIARIPQEVKEKYTVLKSAPYYLEILDKRVNKGTGVKSLAEALNIKQDEIMAIGDQENDIAMIEYAGVGVAMDNAIPSVKEIANFVTKSNLEDGVAYAIEKFALN from the coding sequence ATGGCTATAAAACTTATTGCAATCGATATGGACGGCACGCTGCTGCTGCCGGATCACACCATCTCTCCCGCCGTTAAAAATGCTATCGCCGCTGCGCGCGAGCGCGGTATTAACGTGGTGCTGACCACGGGCCGACCCTATGCGGGCGTTCACAGCTACATGAAAGAGCTGCATATGGAGCGGGAAGGTGATTATTGCATCACCTACAACGGCGCACTGGTACAGAACGCCATTGACGGCAGCACGGTAGCGCAAACGACGTTGAGCTATGATGATTACCGCTACCTGGAGAAACTCTCCCGCGAAGTTGGTTCTCATTTCCACGCCCTTGATCGCAATACGCTTTACACCGCAAACCGGGACATCAGCTACTACACGGTGCACGAATCTTACGTGGCAACGATTCCGCTGGTGTTCTGCGAGGCAGAAAAGATGGATCCCGCAACGCAGTTCCTCAAAGTGATGATGATTGATGACCCGGTGATCCTCGATCAGGCTATTGCCCGCATCCCGCAGGAAGTGAAAGAGAAGTATACCGTGCTGAAAAGTGCGCCGTACTACCTCGAAATACTGGATAAACGAGTCAATAAAGGCACCGGTGTGAAATCCCTTGCCGAGGCGCTGAATATCAAGCAGGACGAGATCATGGCGATTGGCGATCAGGAAAACGACATCGCAATGATCGAATATGCTGGCGTGGGTGTGGCGATGGATAACGCCATTCCATCGGTGAAAGAAATCGCGAACTTTGTCACCAAATCCAACCTTGAAGACGGCGTTGCTTACGCCATCGAGAAATTTGCCCTGAACTAA
- a CDS encoding 6-phospho-alpha-glucosidase — protein MKQFSVVIAGGGSTFTPGIVLMLLANRDRFPLRALKFYDNDGARQETIAEACKIILQEQAPEIEFSYTTDPQKAFTDVDFVMAHIRVGKYPMREKDEKIPLRHGVLGQETCGPGGIAYGMRSIGGVLELVDYMEKYSPNAWMLNYSNPAAIVAEATRRLRPQAKILNICDMPIGIEGRMAQIVGLKDRKEMRVRYYGLNHFGWWTSIEDLNGNDLMPKLREYVAKHGYVPPADNAHTEASWNDTFAKAKDVQALDPDTMPNTYLKYYFFPDYVVAHSNPERTRANEVMDHREKQVFGACRAIIAAGKSSAGELEIDEHASYIVDLATAIAFNTQERMLLIVPNNGAIHNFDADAMVEIPCLVGKNGPEPLTVGDIPHFQKGLMSQQVAVEKLVVDAWEQRSYQKLWQAITLSKTVPSATVAKAILDDLLEANKAYWPPLH, from the coding sequence ATGAAACAGTTTTCAGTGGTTATCGCCGGCGGCGGCAGCACGTTTACCCCCGGTATCGTTTTGATGTTGCTGGCAAACCGCGATCGCTTCCCGCTGCGGGCGCTGAAATTTTATGACAACGATGGCGCGCGCCAGGAAACCATCGCCGAAGCCTGCAAAATTATCCTGCAGGAGCAGGCGCCGGAGATTGAATTCAGCTACACCACCGACCCGCAAAAGGCCTTTACCGATGTCGATTTTGTGATGGCGCATATCCGCGTCGGTAAATACCCGATGCGTGAAAAAGATGAAAAAATCCCGCTGCGCCACGGTGTATTAGGCCAGGAAACCTGCGGGCCTGGCGGTATCGCCTACGGTATGCGTTCTATCGGCGGCGTTCTGGAGCTGGTTGATTATATGGAAAAATATTCACCCAATGCGTGGATGCTTAACTACTCCAACCCGGCAGCAATTGTCGCAGAAGCCACGCGTCGCCTGCGCCCGCAGGCCAAAATCCTTAACATCTGCGATATGCCTATCGGCATTGAAGGACGGATGGCGCAAATTGTCGGTCTGAAAGACCGCAAAGAGATGCGGGTACGCTACTATGGGCTTAACCACTTCGGCTGGTGGACATCAATTGAAGATCTGAACGGTAACGATTTGATGCCGAAATTGCGCGAATATGTGGCGAAACACGGTTATGTTCCGCCAGCGGATAACGCACATACCGAAGCAAGCTGGAACGATACGTTCGCCAAAGCGAAAGATGTGCAGGCGCTCGACCCGGATACCATGCCAAACACTTATCTGAAGTATTACTTCTTCCCGGATTACGTGGTTGCTCACAGTAACCCGGAACGTACGCGTGCCAATGAGGTGATGGATCATCGTGAGAAGCAGGTGTTTGGCGCTTGCCGGGCGATTATTGCTGCCGGGAAGTCTTCCGCCGGTGAGCTGGAGATTGACGAACATGCCTCTTACATTGTCGATCTGGCTACTGCCATTGCCTTCAACACCCAGGAGCGCATGCTGCTGATCGTGCCGAACAATGGCGCCATTCATAATTTTGATGCCGATGCGATGGTAGAAATTCCTTGTCTGGTGGGGAAAAACGGCCCGGAACCGCTGACGGTCGGTGATATTCCGCACTTCCAGAAAGGGTTGATGAGCCAGCAGGTGGCGGTGGAAAAACTGGTGGTTGATGCCTGGGAACAGCGCTCCTACCAGAAGTTGTGGCAGGCGATCACACTGTCGAAAACTGTGCCCAGTGCGACGGTGGCGAAAGCGATTCTCGACGATCTGCTGGAAGCGAACAAAGCGTACTGGCCGCCGCTGCATTAA
- a CDS encoding DUF202 domain-containing protein, with protein sequence MPDNRKARRETDPGLQPERTSLAWLRTLFGYGALMALAVRHNWQHSGMPFWISLIILALAALLLWRYTHKRILMDVNKSDFALPGAIRDKLLISLAVLSLALLFAVTHIRQLILIL encoded by the coding sequence ATGCCGGATAACCGCAAAGCCCGGCGCGAAACGGATCCTGGTCTGCAACCGGAACGGACATCGCTGGCATGGTTGCGCACGCTGTTCGGCTACGGCGCGCTGATGGCGCTGGCCGTCAGGCATAACTGGCAACATTCGGGCATGCCTTTCTGGATCTCGCTCATCATTCTGGCGCTGGCAGCGTTACTGCTCTGGCGCTATACCCATAAGCGTATCTTAATGGACGTCAATAAAAGCGATTTCGCCTTACCCGGCGCAATACGTGACAAATTATTGATCTCCCTCGCGGTGCTTTCCCTCGCATTACTGTTTGCTGTAACGCATATCCGTCAGCTTATTCTTATCTTGTGA
- a CDS encoding DUF3748 domain-containing protein, with product MKQLTFAARHHQLTNIHSWTPDSQWLVFDVRPSGASFTGKTIERVNVHSGEVEVLYTATDGAHVGVVTVSPQAEKYVFIHGPENPDDNWQYDFHHRRGVITEKGVTRNLDALDITAPYTPGALRGGTHVHVFSPNGENVSFTYNDHVMHALSPAKDLRNVGVAVPFGPVTPPCTHPREYGGSHWCVLISRTTSTPVPGSDDINRAYEEGWVGNDRLAFIGDTLSTGGEKVPELFIVALPGDEQGWKTAGDAPLAGSEQTLPAPPKGVVQKRLTFTHQRRYPGLVNVPRHWVRSNPQATQIAFLMRDERGIVQLWLISPDGGEPRQLTFTAGGIQSAFNWHPSGEALGFVLENRIALCDAGRGDITFLTSDHVNPPSADAVVFSPDGKLIAWMEEVEGFRQLWMTETRL from the coding sequence ATGAAACAACTCACCTTCGCTGCGCGTCACCATCAACTGACCAATATTCATAGCTGGACACCAGACAGCCAGTGGCTGGTTTTCGATGTTCGCCCCTCCGGCGCATCGTTTACCGGGAAAACCATTGAGCGTGTCAATGTGCACAGTGGTGAGGTTGAAGTGCTGTATACGGCAACGGACGGCGCGCATGTTGGTGTGGTGACGGTCAGCCCACAGGCGGAAAAATATGTTTTTATCCATGGCCCGGAAAACCCTGACGACAACTGGCAGTATGATTTTCACCATCGCCGGGGCGTTATTACGGAAAAGGGCGTAACGCGGAATCTGGATGCGCTGGATATCACCGCGCCTTACACGCCGGGCGCGCTGCGCGGCGGCACGCACGTGCATGTGTTCAGCCCGAATGGTGAAAACGTCAGCTTTACCTATAACGACCACGTTATGCATGCGCTTTCTCCGGCAAAAGATCTGCGTAATGTCGGCGTTGCGGTGCCGTTTGGCCCGGTAACGCCGCCCTGCACACATCCGCGTGAATATGGCGGCAGCCACTGGTGCGTACTGATCAGCCGCACAACATCCACGCCCGTGCCGGGCAGCGACGATATCAATCGTGCTTACGAAGAGGGATGGGTTGGCAACGACAGGCTGGCGTTCATCGGCGATACGCTTTCGACAGGCGGTGAAAAAGTGCCGGAGTTGTTTATTGTCGCGCTGCCTGGCGATGAACAAGGCTGGAAAACCGCAGGTGATGCGCCGCTGGCGGGCAGCGAACAAACTCTGCCCGCGCCGCCAAAAGGCGTGGTGCAAAAGCGTCTGACATTCACTCACCAACGCCGTTATCCTGGCTTAGTAAATGTGCCGCGCCACTGGGTGCGCAGCAATCCGCAGGCCACGCAGATTGCGTTTTTGATGCGTGATGAGCGCGGTATTGTGCAGTTGTGGTTGATAAGCCCGGACGGCGGTGAACCGCGCCAGTTAACTTTTACTGCCGGTGGTATCCAGTCGGCCTTTAACTGGCATCCCTCCGGCGAGGCGCTGGGATTTGTACTGGAAAACCGCATTGCGCTATGCGATGCCGGGCGCGGTGACATCACCTTTTTGACATCCGATCACGTAAATCCACCGTCTGCCGATGCCGTGGTGTTTTCACCAGACGGGAAGCTGATCGCCTGGATGGAAGAGGTGGAAGGCTTCCGCCAGCTGTGGATGACGGAAACCCGACTGTAA
- a CDS encoding putative transporter: MSDIALTVSVLALVAVVGLWIGNVKIRGVGFGIGGVLFGGIIVGHLLDKLGITISGQILLFVQEFGLILFVYTIGIQVGPGFFASLRVSGLRLNLFAVLIVVLGGLVTTILYKLFAIPLPVVLGIFSGAVTNTPALGAGQQILRDLGIPGPQLDQMGMSYAMAYPFGICGILLSMWLLRVLFRVNVDEEARQHDATLSNGTSLIRTINIRVENPNLNNMAIQDVPILNSDKIICSRLKRNDLLMVPSPGTLIQSGDLLHLVGLPKDLHNAQLVIGKEVDTSLSTRGTDLRVERVVVTNEKVLGKKIRDLHFKERYDVVISRLNRAGVELVASSDASLQFGDILNLVGRPAAIEAVTNEVGNAQHKLQQVQMLPVFIGIGLGVLLGSLPLYIPGFPAALKLGLAGGPLIMALILGRIGTIGKLYWFMPPSANLALRELGIVLFLSVVGLKSGGDFIATLTQGDGLKWMCYGILITAIPLITVGLLARMLAKMNYLTLCGMLAGSMTDPPALAFANGLHATSGAAALSYATVYPLVMFLRIITPQLLAVLFWGMG, from the coding sequence ATGAGTGATATTGCCTTAACGGTAAGCGTACTGGCGCTGGTGGCCGTTGTCGGATTGTGGATCGGCAATGTGAAGATCCGCGGTGTGGGTTTCGGTATTGGCGGTGTGCTGTTTGGCGGGATAATTGTCGGCCACCTTTTAGATAAACTGGGTATCACTATAAGCGGTCAGATACTGCTTTTTGTGCAGGAATTTGGCCTGATCCTGTTTGTTTATACCATCGGCATCCAGGTGGGCCCGGGGTTCTTCGCTTCTTTACGCGTTTCTGGCCTGCGCCTGAATCTGTTCGCTGTTTTAATCGTTGTTCTCGGCGGTCTTGTCACCACCATTCTGTATAAACTTTTTGCCATTCCGCTGCCAGTGGTGCTGGGGATTTTTTCCGGTGCGGTCACCAATACGCCAGCGCTTGGCGCTGGGCAGCAAATCCTGCGTGATTTAGGCATTCCTGGCCCGCAGCTCGACCAGATGGGGATGAGCTACGCCATGGCGTATCCGTTTGGTATTTGCGGTATTTTGCTCAGTATGTGGCTGCTACGCGTGTTGTTTCGCGTTAATGTCGATGAAGAGGCGCGACAGCACGACGCAACGCTCAGCAATGGCACTTCACTGATCCGCACCATCAATATCCGCGTGGAAAACCCGAATCTCAACAATATGGCGATTCAGGACGTTCCCATTCTTAACAGCGATAAAATCATCTGCTCGCGTCTCAAACGGAATGATTTACTGATGGTGCCCTCGCCGGGCACGCTGATTCAGTCCGGAGATTTGTTGCATCTGGTGGGGCTTCCGAAGGATCTGCATAACGCGCAGTTGGTGATAGGCAAAGAAGTTGATACCTCTTTGTCGACGCGCGGCACGGATTTGCGCGTCGAACGCGTGGTGGTAACCAACGAAAAAGTGCTGGGGAAAAAAATCCGCGATCTGCACTTCAAGGAGCGCTACGACGTCGTGATTTCCCGCCTGAACCGCGCCGGTGTGGAGCTGGTAGCCAGCAGCGATGCCAGCCTGCAATTCGGCGATATCCTTAATCTTGTCGGGCGTCCGGCGGCAATCGAAGCGGTGACTAACGAGGTCGGCAATGCCCAGCACAAGTTGCAGCAGGTACAAATGCTGCCGGTGTTTATTGGTATTGGGCTTGGCGTTCTGCTGGGATCGTTGCCGTTGTATATACCAGGGTTTCCGGCAGCGCTGAAGCTGGGTCTCGCGGGCGGGCCGCTGATTATGGCGTTGATTCTTGGGCGAATTGGTACGATCGGCAAGTTGTACTGGTTTATGCCGCCCAGTGCGAACCTGGCGCTGCGAGAACTGGGCATTGTGCTGTTCTTGTCGGTGGTGGGGCTGAAATCGGGCGGTGATTTTATTGCCACGCTGACCCAGGGCGATGGGTTGAAATGGATGTGTTATGGCATTCTTATCACCGCCATTCCGCTGATCACCGTCGGTTTACTGGCGCGAATGCTGGCGAAGATGAACTATCTGACCCTCTGCGGCATGCTGGCCGGGTCGATGACCGATCCGCCGGCGCTGGCGTTTGCCAACGGCCTGCATGCCACCAGTGGCGCGGCGGCACTCTCGTATGCGACGGTTTATCCGCTGGTGATGTTTTTACGTATTATCACCCCACAGCTTCTGGCGGTACTGTTCTGGGGGATGGGTTAA
- the ibpB gene encoding small heat shock chaperone IbpB, producing MRNYDLSPIFRQWIGFDKLANALQSTTEQQSFPPYNIEKGDDNHYRITLALAGFRQEELDIQLENSRLTIKGTPEKPANEPKWLHQGLVIQPFSLSFTLADFMEVSGATFANGLLHIDLLRNVPESAAPQRIAISNRPALNS from the coding sequence ATGCGTAACTATGATTTATCCCCGATTTTTCGTCAGTGGATTGGCTTCGACAAACTGGCTAACGCCCTGCAAAGCACCACTGAACAGCAGTCTTTCCCTCCTTACAACATTGAGAAAGGCGACGATAACCACTACCGCATCACCCTTGCGCTGGCCGGTTTCCGCCAGGAAGAGCTGGATATTCAGCTGGAAAATAGCCGCCTGACCATTAAAGGCACGCCGGAAAAACCGGCCAACGAGCCGAAATGGTTGCATCAGGGGTTGGTGATACAGCCGTTCAGCCTGAGCTTTACGCTGGCCGACTTTATGGAAGTCTCCGGCGCGACCTTTGCCAACGGTTTGCTGCATATCGATCTACTGCGTAACGTGCCGGAAAGCGCGGCGCCGCAACGGATTGCCATCAGCAATCGACCGGCGTTAAATAGCTAA
- a CDS encoding YidH family protein — MKISRVGEAPDYRFSLANERTFLAWIRTALGFLAAGVGLDQLAPQFATPLIREVLALLLCLFSGALALYGYLRWLRNEKAMRLKEDLPYTRVLMVISVALLAVALVVMVLVFYAG; from the coding sequence ATGAAAATTTCCCGCGTCGGTGAAGCGCCGGACTACCGCTTCTCGCTGGCGAATGAGCGCACGTTTCTTGCCTGGATCCGCACTGCTCTGGGGTTTCTCGCGGCGGGCGTTGGGCTGGACCAGTTAGCGCCGCAGTTTGCCACGCCGCTGATTCGTGAAGTGCTGGCGCTGCTGCTGTGTCTCTTCTCCGGCGCGCTGGCGCTCTATGGCTATCTGCGCTGGCTGCGCAATGAAAAAGCGATGCGCCTGAAAGAAGATCTGCCCTATACCCGCGTGCTGATGGTAATAAGCGTGGCGCTGCTGGCGGTTGCGCTGGTGGTGATGGTGCTGGTGTTCTATGCCGGATAA